In Bacteroidales bacterium WCE2008, one genomic interval encodes:
- a CDS encoding dihydrolipoamide dehydrogenase, which yields MVDLAIIGGGPGGYVAAERAGNAGLNVILFEKKFLGGVCLNEGCIPTKTLLYSAKLYNYALTGDHYGISVVNPSFSYEAIAKRKDKVVKKLVGAVKAAMKASNVEVIAEDAAIDGRIDGGFRIKAGENTYESRNLLICSGSEAFVPPFPGLAEAGETVVTNREILALQEAPKELVIIGGGVIGMEFAALYNALGSKVTVIEMLPKILGPLDSEISAMLQKIYAKRGVEFHLESKVTAIDGNTVIYSDPEGNECRATGDRILVSVGRRANIKGLGLETIGVEADRGIKVDDHMRTNVPGVYAAGDVTGFSMLAHTASREGEVAVNNILGEDDHMSYDAIPGVVYTNPEVAGVGLTEEEATGKGFNCEVLKLPMGYSGRFVAENERGEGLCKIVAEVPGGRVLGVHMLGNPCSEIVHSACIAIAQRMTVAQLRRIVFPHPTVSEIIKETAFSGK from the coding sequence TGAAAGAGCCGGCAATGCCGGACTGAACGTAATCCTCTTTGAAAAGAAATTCCTCGGCGGAGTATGTCTCAACGAAGGTTGCATCCCTACGAAAACTCTGTTATACAGTGCTAAACTCTATAATTATGCCCTGACAGGAGACCACTATGGAATATCTGTCGTGAATCCTTCTTTCAGTTATGAGGCGATAGCAAAAAGGAAAGACAAAGTCGTCAAGAAACTTGTCGGTGCGGTCAAGGCTGCCATGAAAGCTAGCAACGTCGAAGTGATAGCTGAAGACGCCGCAATCGACGGCCGTATAGATGGAGGCTTCCGCATCAAAGCGGGCGAGAATACATATGAAAGCCGCAATCTGCTTATCTGCAGCGGGTCCGAGGCCTTCGTACCTCCGTTCCCGGGCCTTGCTGAAGCAGGGGAGACCGTGGTCACCAATCGCGAGATACTTGCGCTCCAGGAGGCTCCGAAAGAACTTGTGATAATAGGAGGAGGGGTCATCGGAATGGAATTCGCTGCCTTGTACAACGCTCTCGGCTCCAAGGTGACCGTAATAGAGATGCTCCCTAAGATACTGGGCCCTCTCGACTCAGAAATCAGCGCCATGCTCCAGAAGATCTACGCCAAACGGGGAGTAGAATTCCATCTTGAAAGCAAGGTGACGGCAATTGACGGCAATACAGTAATATATTCCGATCCGGAAGGCAACGAGTGCCGCGCAACCGGCGACCGCATACTTGTCAGCGTCGGACGCAGGGCAAATATAAAAGGTCTCGGGCTCGAGACTATCGGAGTCGAGGCGGACCGCGGCATAAAAGTCGACGACCACATGCGCACCAATGTGCCTGGCGTCTATGCCGCCGGAGACGTTACCGGCTTCTCGATGCTTGCCCATACGGCCTCCCGCGAGGGCGAGGTTGCTGTCAACAACATACTCGGCGAGGACGACCATATGAGCTACGACGCAATTCCGGGCGTAGTCTATACCAATCCGGAGGTTGCAGGAGTCGGCCTGACCGAAGAAGAGGCGACCGGCAAGGGCTTCAACTGCGAAGTCCTGAAACTCCCGATGGGCTATTCCGGCAGATTCGTGGCCGAGAACGAAAGGGGCGAAGGTCTCTGCAAAATCGTCGCCGAAGTCCCGGGCGGCCGCGTGCTCGGAGTCCATATGCTCGGCAATCCTTGTTCGGAGATTGTCCATAGCGCCTGCATCGCTATCGCTCAGAGGATGACTGTGGCCCAGCTTAG